The nucleotide window CCACAGAAGCTAATTCGTCGCGCAGGTATAGCTGAACAACCTCGTCGCCATCCCTTGTGCCGGTATTTTTTACAGTGAGTTGAATGCGGATACTATCTGATGGTTTGATCTGCTTTTTATCCAACACCAGGTTGCTGTATTCGAATTGGGTATAGCTGAGTCCAAAACCAAATGGAAACAGGGGTTGTCCTGAAAGATTATTGTAATCATCACCCCGTCCTGTTGGCTTATGGTTGTAAACTAGCGGTAGTTGCGCTTCATGCACCGGAAAAGTAATGGGTAATCGTCCTGCCGGATTGTAATCTCCAAAGAGCACATCGGCAACGGCTCTTCCACCTTCTTCACCCCCATACCAGGTATGGCCAATGGCTTTTACTTGATCGGCCCATGGTTGCATAGTAATGGCGCTTCCGCCTACCAATAACACTACAACCGGTTTGCCGATAGCCGCTATTGCCTGTATTAAGGCTTCCTGTTTGCCGGGCAAACTAAGCATCGCCCTGTCCAGGAACTCGCCTTCGGTAATGCCTGCTACAATAACGGCCACATCTGCTTTTTGCGCTGCCGCCACCGCATCCTTTATTTTTTGCGAGGTATTATCCGGCTTGCCCTCATCCCATGCCAGCCGGATGCCTCCATTGCCATTGGTTTCATAAAATTCTACTTTAATAGTATATTTTTTACCGGCCTCGAAGCTGTAATTTTTTAATGTAGTATGATAAGATAGCTTTTGCCATTGATCTACCAGCAGCTGGTCATTAATATAAAGCCGGTAACCATCGTTGCCTTCAATGCCTATTTTATAATTACCTGTTCTTGGAGCTGTTAAAGTACCGGTCCAGCGCGCCGCATAAAAGTCGCGATTCAGTTTCGCATCAGGAGCATACAGTGTCCATAAAAAGTCAATTGCAGCATCGGTTCTTACCACGCTGGGTTTTCCTGACATATCTCGTCCTGAAAAATATTCCGCTTTCAGGCCCGGCTTTCCATTATTAGATAAATATTGTCCTGAAATCACCCGGTAGCTGCTATCCTGTCGGTCAACACCTTCTGCATAATATACCTGTGTCTTATTACCCAGTTTCTCTTTAATTGCGTCCAGCATGTTGATCTTTTTAAAGCCTTCCCCTGCATAGCCTCCCAGCCGGGCTTCTATGGCATCGGTTCCAATAATTGCCAGTGATTGTATGTTTTTAGATAGCGGCAATACGCGCTGTTCGTTTTTAAGTAATACAAACGATTTACGGGCCGCTTCCAAAGCGGTTGCCTTACCCTGCCGAAGCAGCTGCAGATTATTGGATGTTTCGGGTATATAGGGGTTTTCAAAAAGTCCCAGCTCAAACTTGGCGCGCAATACCCGTGATACCGCATCGTCTATACGGGACTGGTCGATCTTACCATTTAAAAAGGCGGGCATGAATAATTTATGATGTTCGTAGTCGGTTTGAAAGATCACGTCCAGTCCGCCGTTAATAGCATGAGCGCCGCTTTCTTCATAATCTTTGGCTGTATAATGCAATACGGCTTCACCACCCACCGCATTGGCATCTGAAATAACAAATCCTTTAAAGCCCCATTTTTTTTTAAGTTTATCAATCAATAGCCAATGATTAGATGAGGCTGCGGTTCCGTCAAGCGAATTATAAGCTGTCATTATAGACCGGGCGCCCGCTTTCTTAATAGCGTCAATAAAAGGGGGAAAGTGGATCTCACGCAGGAAACGCTCATTAAAATGGATGGGGTAACTATCCCGGCCTCCATCGCCTACATTGGCCACGAAGTGCTTGGGCGTGGTGATGATACCTTTTTGCTCAAAGGCGCTCATAAAAGCCACACCCATGGCGCTGGTAAGATAGGGGTCCTCGCCATAAGTTTCTTCCGTGCGTCCCCAGCGAACATCGGAGGCTATGTTTACTACAGGCGACAATATTTGCCGGATACCTCTTTCTTTTACCTGGCTGGCAATATCAGATGCTACACGGTGTACCATTGCTGTGTCCCAGGTGGCAGCAAGGGCTATTGCCTGGGGAAAAGCGGTAGACTGGCTTCTTACCAAACCATGTAGTGCTTCATCAAATGCAATCATAGGAATGCCCAGCCGGGTTTGCTCAACGAAATATTTTTGAATGCTGTTGATTTTCCGGATCACCTTAGTGGCATCTTCCTGTGTATTGTAGCTAAGCAATTGGCCAGCTGCATCGCCTTTTGCTTTGGCACTTACCTGGAAGCCGAATAAACCGTTTTTATATTGATTTGGGCCTGCATCATCCAGGTCGCCCGGAATCATGAAGAGCTGCCAGAATTTCTCTTCCGGCGTCATGCGTGCTAAAAGATCGGCAACCCTTTTTTCAACGGGTTGGGTGTTGTCTTTGTATATATATTGCTGGCCATGTACACTAACAATACATGCGAATAGTAAGAGGCAGGAACAGGTAAGCCGGTAACTCGTAATGCTCATAAATAAAATCTTATCTCGCAATGTAAAGAGTATATTTTAGAATTGTATGCGCCGGCCTGCAGTTTTAAAAAGTACGGTAATATGCATGAAAAAGGCCGGCTTGAAGGCCGGCCCAGATTTATTTGTTTTGCAGCGCTATGGTAAGCACTTCCTCCATCTTGTCTACGTAATGAAATTTTAATCCTTTAATAAAAGATGCTTCTACCTCCGCTACATCTTTTTCGTTTTGTGCGCACAGGATAATTTCTTTAAGTCCGGCGCGTTTAGCCGCCAGTATCTTTTCCTTGATACCACCAACCGGCAATACCTGCCCGCGTAAAGTTATTTCTCCGGTCATGGCCAGGAAGGGCTTGATTTTTTTGCCTGTCAGCGCCGACGCAATAGCGGTCATCATGGTAATACCTGCGCTGGGGCCATCCTTCGGAGTTGCTCCTTCCGGAACATGTATATGTATGCTTTTTTTGCCGAAAACAGCAGGATCTATATTATATTGAGCTGCATGCGACTTCAGGTAGCTTAAAGCGGTAGTAGCGCTTTCTTTCATCACGTTTCCCAGGTTACCTGTTAAGCTAAGATCTCCCTTGCCATCGCTCAGGCTGGCTTCAATAAACAGAATATCTCCACCCACATAGGTCCACGCCAGTCCCACGGCTACACCGGGAGTATTTACTGCCTTGTACAGATCGCTGCTATATTTGGGCTTGCCGAGTATCTGTTGCAGTTCCTCCGCCGACAGGGAGGTGTTCAATACTTCTTCCATGGCTATTTTTTTCGCCCTGTTACGCATAATGCTGGCTATCATTCTGTCCAGTTCACGTACGCCGCTTTCCCGTGTATAGTCTGCAATCAGGCGTTCTAATACTTTATCGCCAATTTTGAAGCTGCTTTTAGGGATGCCATGCATTTCTTTCTGCTTGGGCACCAGGTGGCGCTTGGCAATTTCTATTTTTTCTTCAATGGCATAGCCACTCAGGTTAATGATCTCTAATCTGTCTCTTAAAGCAGGCTGAATATTTTGCAGGTTATTAGCAGTGGCAATAAACAATACCTTACTCAGGTCATATTCCAGTTCCAGGTAATTATCATAAAAAGTATTGTTCTGTTCCGGATCTAAAACTTCCAGTAAAGCGCTGCTGGGGTCTCCCCTGAAATCGTTACCCACTTTGTCAATTTCATCCAATACAATCACCGGGTTGCTGCTCTTGGCCTTGCGTAAAGATTGCAGTATACGGCCCGGCATAGCGCCAATATAGGTTTTACGATGCCCGCGTATTTCACTCTCATCATGCAGGCCACCCAGGCTTAAACGGATGTATTTACGTCCCAGTGCGCTGGCGATACTTTTGCCCAAAGAAGTTTTTCCAATACCGGGAGGACCAAAAAAGCATAGTATCGGGCTCTTCATGTCTCCTTTCAACTTTAAAACAGCCAGGTATTCCAATATCCGCTCTTTGATCTTTGCCATACCATAGTGATCATTGTCCAGGGTTTTCTGCGCATTTTTCAGATCATACTGGTCATCGGTATATTCGTTCCACGGCAGGTCCAGCATCAGGTCCACATGGTTGTACACTACTGAATAGTCGGGTGTGCTGGGGTGCATTCTTTCCAGCTTCTCGATCCCTTTCTTGAAAGCTTCTTTAGCAGTAGCAGGCCAGTTCTTAAGTTCTGCCTTTTTCTGCATTTCTTTTATTTCCTGGGAGTTGGAATCACCGCCTAATTCTTCTTTAATACTTTTAAGTTGCTGTTGAAGGAAATATTCGCGCTGTTGTTTATCAAGCTCCGTGCGGGTTTTGTTAGTTACTTTGTTTTTCAGTTCTACAAACTGCAGCTCTTTTTGCAACAGTTCCATCAGGTTTACAGCACGCTGCTTGATATCTGTTAGTTCCAGGAGCTTTTGCTTCTCCTGAATAGAGGTATTGAGGTTGCTGCTTACAAAGTGGATCAGGAAAACAGGGCTTTCAATGTTCTTAAGGATCAACGTTGCTTCGGAAGGCAGGTTGGGCGACTGCTGAATGATATTGGTAGCAATATCTTTTATATTGGATATATAGGCTTCAAAATCCCCGTCAGTAGGTACTTCGTTCTCGGTTACCCGGCTGGTCCTGGCTTTGAAATAGGGGTCTTCAGTAGTAATCTCGTCGATCGAAAACTTACTGCGGCCCTGTATAATAACAGTAGTGCCGCCATCAGGCATTTTGATCAGTTTAATGATTTTTGCGATCGACCCTATTTTTTCCAGGTCATCAATTCCCGGCTCCTCGATATTCGAATCTTTCTGGGCTACCACGCCTACCAGTTTATCACCCTTGTAGGCATCATTTACAGCCTGGATGCTTTTGTCACGTCCAACCGTGATGGGTAAAACTACTCCCGGAAATAAAACGGTATTTCTAAGCGGTAGTATAGCTATTTCGTCAGGAATAATATCCTGGCTGTCGTCATTTTCATTTTCATTAAGCGGAAGTATCGGCATAAAATCCATATCATCTTCAGGCTTCAAAAACACTTTGCTAAAATCCATAATATTTATTTTTGAGACAAACTGTCATATAATAGCTTTATAACCATACCGGTTAAGCTCATATATGAAAGGGTATATTAAGCGGCAATATTAATGCCATGCCGCTTAATACCGAAAACTTGTCGCAGAAAAAAAAAGATTGGCGAAATGTTATAAAAGGAAGACCCGAAGGTAATGGACTGCTACTGCTTAAAAAGCTACTCCCACGCTTAGCTGGAGCGCCTGGTTTTTCCATTGGTCCTGATTGGTTACCTGGCTTACGTCGCTGAGCCCTATTACATAGCGGGCCGCTACTCTAAACGCGCTGATATGAAGGCTGGCGCCGCCCACCATGGAGAAATCGCCTTTTTTAAAGGCGTCCTTACCGTTATCGAGCAACTTTTTATCTTTATTCATGATAATGCCAAATTGCGGACCCGCTTCAATATGTAAAGGGCCAAACAGGCGCATATTAACCAAAATAGGGATAGACAGGTAGTTGAGCTTGGCTTTTAACTGGTCGTTTTTAAAGTTAGGAAGGGTATTCGTAAATGAGGTGTCGGTAGTAGCCGTTGTTTGCGAAAACAGCACCTCAGGGTTAATGCTGAATTTGTCGCCCAGGCCAATTTCGGCAAATCCACCCGCAAGGTAGCTATAGTTAAACTCTTCCTTAAAGCTTTTACCGGTAATTTTTCCGGCGTTAACACCCGCTTTTACACCAATATGAAACTGGGCCTTAACGGACAGGGTGGAGAATAAGGCTACTACAGCAATGATAAAGACACGGTTGGTCATTTGTTTTTAGTTTAGAGGGTGAGGTTTTAAAAAAACAAATGTAAGTTTTTTCGTGCTTGTCTACGCCAGTTCGATTACCGTAATTTCCGGAAGGATACCCACCCTGCCAGGATACCCTATGAAGCCGAATCCACGGTTCACATAAAGTTTTTGTTGCTGCTGTTCATATAAGCCGGCCCAATGTTTATATACATATTGTACCGGGCTCCACCTGAAACCGGGAATTTCAACGCCAAATTGCATGCCGTGGGTATGACCGCTTAAGGTGAGGTCGACATCGGTGAATTTTGTACTTACTTCGGTATCCCAATGTGAGGGGTCGTGGCTCATCAGTATCTTGAATGGGTAATTGCCTGCCCCCTGCATGGCTTTGGCAAGGCTTCCATAGCTGTGGAAACTGCCCCGGCCGCTGATGTTTTGTACTCCAACCAGGCCAATGGTAGCATTGTCCTTTTCCAGGGGCAGGTGCTCATCCAATAACAGCCGCCAACCCATATCCGCGTGTATCTTTTTCAGTGCATCCAGGTTTTCAGCTTTCTCGGTTTGCGTTTTCCATTGTACATAGTCGCCATAATCGTGATTCCCCAATACCGAGTAAACGCCCATTGGAGCTTTGAGGCGGCCAAATATTTTCTGGTATTCACCCACTTCATCACTTTTGTTATTTACCAGGTCTCCGGTAAATAATATCAGGTCGGGGTTCTGGCTCAAAATAAGATCAATGCCTTTGTTTACTGCCTTATAATTGGTGAAGCTGCCTGTATGGATATCGGAAATGTGCACAATTTTTAAACCCTTAAAAGCAGCGGGGAGGTTGGCAAAGGGGATTTTTATATTCTTTACCTGGTAATTGTATTTGTTGCTCAGGCCATAAATAAAAGAAGAAAACATGGTACCGCCGGAGATAATGCCCAGCCAGGTCAGGAATGACGATCTGGATATACGGTCACCGGTTGTACCTGCAATCTCACTAATTTCATTGTTAGGGGAAAATATTTTGCCGGCGATCCATTGCACCGCCCTGCGCAGGTCGTCTACAAAGAAGAATAATGCTCCTATTAATTTGCCCAGGAACAACGCAAATACCAACACAAAAAGAATGCTTCTCAGCGCCTTATGTTGCTCGCTGGCCTGGAAATAGGGTAGCACGAATATTAGTAAAATGAGCGCAATTGCTGAAAAAGCCCAATAAGCCACCGTAAAAATAAACCGGCCTTTGGTGCTGGAAACAAACAGTGACCGAACAGAAAAGAACACGTACAAATCGATCAGTATCATGGCAACTATAAGTATCCACCAGAAAGGCCCATTGCGCATATTGAATATATTATTTTGTCATCAAACGTACATCAAATTTTTTATTCATGAATTACACATAAGATGAACAAAAAATAGGTGGAATTTCTTCCCGGCCAGCAGGCTTACAGGAGAAAATCGCAGAATTATATACTGGTAGACGTTTTAAGAAGGAAATCCCTTTAAATAATAACGAAGAAGTACGATCCGGAGGACACAATCTAATTAACAGTTGACCCAAAAAGTTTACATTTGCGTTTCGCCGCGATCGGTGAGTTTTTTCACTTTATTAATCTTTATTCGCGGGTAAGAAATTATGGCAAAAATAATTGGAGTTGCAAACCAAAAAGGTGGTGTAGGTAAAACCACAACTGCTATAAACCTGGCTGCCAGTTTTGCAGTGCTGGAATATAGAACGTTGCTGGTAGATGCTGATCCACAGGCAAATAGCACCACGGGGGTGGGTTTTGATCTGCAAAATATAACGCAGAGCCTCTACGACTGTATGGCCAATCAAACCCCGGCTCAAAACGTTATACTGAAAAGCGACATTCCCAACCTGGATCTGATTCCTTCGCATATTGACCTGGTGGGAGCTGAAATAGAAATGATCAATTATCCCAACAGGGAAACGGTGCTGAAGGAAATTCTGGCGGCGGTACAGGATAATTATGATTTTATCGTGATCGATTGCTCTCCGTCCTTAGGCTTAATCACCGTAAATGCTTTAACTGCTGCCCAGTCGGTGGTAGTGCCGGTTCAATGTGAGTTTTTTGCCCTGGAGGGACTAGGAAAGTTATTGAATACTATTAAGATCGTACAAAGCCGCCTTAATATGGATCTGAAGATTGAGGGGATATTGATGACTATGTATGATGCCCGTCTGCGTTTATGCAACCAGGTGGTGAACGAGGTACGCCGGCATTTTGATGAATTAGTGTTTAGCACGATTATTCATCGGAATTCCAAACTGAGCGAGGCGCCCAGCTTTGGCAAGCCGGTAATTTTGTACGATGGCAATAGTAAGGGCTCGGTTAACTACTTAAACCTGGCTAAAGAGATCTTACAAAAGAATAACCTTACAAAAATTCCAAACGAGGAGAAAATATTAGAATAAGTTAACAAGTTGAAGGGTTGATAAGTTGAAAAGGATAAACCTGTGAACTTTTAAACCTGTCAACATATCAACTAAAAATGGCTACACAAAAATCGAATAAAGACGCACTAGGAAAAGGTATCCGTTCGCTGCTGGGCAGTATTGACGCGGAGTTGAAAAGTGGTACCGGGGATCTAAAAAAAACAGTAGTAGAGGCAGCAACTAATATTTCCAAGATACCTGTGTCGGAAATAGAGACGAATCCTAAGCAACCGCGTACTGATTTTGATGAGCAGGCATTACAGGAGTTGGCTCAATCGATCAGGATCCATGACATCATTCAGCCGCTTACCGTTTCCAAAATGGCAAACGGCAAATACAGGTTGATTGCGGGTGAGCGCCGCCTGCGTGCTTCAAAAATAGCGGGGTTAAAAGAAGTGCCGGCTTATATAAGGCAGGCCAATGATGCCGAGTTGCTGGAGCTGGCCCTGCTGGAGAATTTACAACGCGAAGATCTCAATGCGGTAGAAGTAGCTTTAAGCTACAAACGTATGATGGACGAGCTGGAATACACGCAGGACCAGGTTGCGGAGAGAATGGGTAAGGACCGGAGCACGGTTGCCAATTTTATCAGGTTGCTGAAGCTGCCGCCCGATATTCAGCTGGCAGTGAGAAGCAGCGTCATTTCAATGGGCCATGCACGTGCGTTGATCAATGTAGATACAGTAGACAGGCAGTTATTCATATATAAAGAAATTAAAGAAAAAGGATTGTCTGTAAGGCAAACCGAAGAGCTCGTAAGAAACCTTTATAAAGAAAGCGGCGCAGCGAAGAAGCCGGCCAAAAGCAGCTTGTCAGCCCCGTTTCAGCGTATTGAGGATAAACTGGCAACTCAGTTTGATACGCGTGTAAAGTTGAAACATAGCTCCAAGGGCAACGGGCAGATTACCTTTGATTATTATTCCGTAGAAGAGCTCAATAAGCTGTTGCAAAACTTTAACGTGTCTATCGACTAACTTTAACGTGTCAATAGATTAATCTGTATTTTATTTGCACCATGCATGTAGTTACAAAACTTTTTCTTTCTGCTTTATTATACACACTATTGCAGGTGGGTGGTGCCCATGCGCAAACTGTTGATACCACAGTTGCACGTCAGTTAATGGCTGCAAAGGACTCTGTACCAAAGCCCACTATTAAAAACCCCGCTTTCAGGGAAACAGATAGCGCCAAGCTAAGAGACCCCAATGCCCGCATCCCGAGGGTAGCGGCAATCAGGTCTGCTATTCTGCCAGGCTGGGGGCAGATCTATAATAAGAAGCTCTGGTATGTAAAAGTACCGGTTATCTATGCCGCGTTGGGTATTACCGGTGGCATATTCGTTAACAATATAACCTGGTATAACCGTACCAAATATGCATACCGGGTCGCCATCAACATACAGCAGGGGAAAGATTCATTGACAGGTGCTGCATATGGCAAGGTGTATGAAAGCCTGAAGCGCGTTTTTTTTGAGGGAAGCCAGGGCATTCAGCCGGAGTATTTACGTACTAACAGGGACTATTTCAGGAAAAATGTGGACTATGCAGCCATCTATTTTGTTATTGCATGGGGCCTAAATGTGGTGGAAGCTGCAGTGGGGGCTCATTTGAGCAGCTTTGATGTATCTCCCGACCTGACGTTTAAAATACACCCCGGCTACAGTGAAATGGCGCAAACAGCAGGCATTAGTTTGGTATTAAAAGTTAAATAAACCCGGCTATAAAATATTAATTGAAATTATGAAGATTGCATTGATCGGCTATGGTAAAATGGGGAAAGCCATTGAAGCCATTGCACTGGAAAGAGGACATGAGATTGTTTTAAAGATAGATGAGAGTAATATCGCAGATTTTAATCAGGAAAATATAGCGAAGGCAGATGTTGCCATTGAGTTCACCGGACCGCATACCGCTTATGAAAATATCAGGAAGTCAATTGAGTTGGGAGTGCCTCTTGTAAGCGGGTCCACCGGTTGGCTGGATCAAATGCCGGAGATTGAACAATTATGTTCAGATGCCAACGGGGCCTTTATCTATGCCAGTAATTTTAGTGTGGGGGTGAATTTATTTTTTGAGCTGAATAAAAAGCTGGCAGCATTAATGCATCCTCATAAAGAATATAATGTGTCTTTAGAGGAAATACATCACACTCAAAAACGGGATGCGCCCAGCGGAACCGCCATTACATTAGCCGAGGGAGTAATGGAGACCTACCAGGCAATGACGAAGTGGGTAAATGATGTAACGCCTCAACCCGGTGAACTGTTGATTGTTAGTAAAAGGATTGATCCTGATCCCGGTACGCATACGATCCGTTATTC belongs to Niabella yanshanensis and includes:
- a CDS encoding glycoside hydrolase family 3 N-terminal domain-containing protein, yielding MSITSYRLTCSCLLLFACIVSVHGQQYIYKDNTQPVEKRVADLLARMTPEEKFWQLFMIPGDLDDAGPNQYKNGLFGFQVSAKAKGDAAGQLLSYNTQEDATKVIRKINSIQKYFVEQTRLGIPMIAFDEALHGLVRSQSTAFPQAIALAATWDTAMVHRVASDIASQVKERGIRQILSPVVNIASDVRWGRTEETYGEDPYLTSAMGVAFMSAFEQKGIITTPKHFVANVGDGGRDSYPIHFNERFLREIHFPPFIDAIKKAGARSIMTAYNSLDGTAASSNHWLLIDKLKKKWGFKGFVISDANAVGGEAVLHYTAKDYEESGAHAINGGLDVIFQTDYEHHKLFMPAFLNGKIDQSRIDDAVSRVLRAKFELGLFENPYIPETSNNLQLLRQGKATALEAARKSFVLLKNEQRVLPLSKNIQSLAIIGTDAIEARLGGYAGEGFKKINMLDAIKEKLGNKTQVYYAEGVDRQDSSYRVISGQYLSNNGKPGLKAEYFSGRDMSGKPSVVRTDAAIDFLWTLYAPDAKLNRDFYAARWTGTLTAPRTGNYKIGIEGNDGYRLYINDQLLVDQWQKLSYHTTLKNYSFEAGKKYTIKVEFYETNGNGGIRLAWDEGKPDNTSQKIKDAVAAAQKADVAVIVAGITEGEFLDRAMLSLPGKQEALIQAIAAIGKPVVVLLVGGSAITMQPWADQVKAIGHTWYGGEEGGRAVADVLFGDYNPAGRLPITFPVHEAQLPLVYNHKPTGRGDDYNNLSGQPLFPFGFGLSYTQFEYSNLVLDKKQIKPSDSIRIQLTVKNTGTRDGDEVVQLYLRDELASVARPVMELKGFQRIHLKGGQSRQLSFVVCPEHLSMLDKDLRPVIEPGSFRIMIGASSKDIRLREAFEVK
- the lon gene encoding endopeptidase La gives rise to the protein MDFSKVFLKPEDDMDFMPILPLNENENDDSQDIIPDEIAILPLRNTVLFPGVVLPITVGRDKSIQAVNDAYKGDKLVGVVAQKDSNIEEPGIDDLEKIGSIAKIIKLIKMPDGGTTVIIQGRSKFSIDEITTEDPYFKARTSRVTENEVPTDGDFEAYISNIKDIATNIIQQSPNLPSEATLILKNIESPVFLIHFVSSNLNTSIQEKQKLLELTDIKQRAVNLMELLQKELQFVELKNKVTNKTRTELDKQQREYFLQQQLKSIKEELGGDSNSQEIKEMQKKAELKNWPATAKEAFKKGIEKLERMHPSTPDYSVVYNHVDLMLDLPWNEYTDDQYDLKNAQKTLDNDHYGMAKIKERILEYLAVLKLKGDMKSPILCFFGPPGIGKTSLGKSIASALGRKYIRLSLGGLHDESEIRGHRKTYIGAMPGRILQSLRKAKSSNPVIVLDEIDKVGNDFRGDPSSALLEVLDPEQNNTFYDNYLELEYDLSKVLFIATANNLQNIQPALRDRLEIINLSGYAIEEKIEIAKRHLVPKQKEMHGIPKSSFKIGDKVLERLIADYTRESGVRELDRMIASIMRNRAKKIAMEEVLNTSLSAEELQQILGKPKYSSDLYKAVNTPGVAVGLAWTYVGGDILFIEASLSDGKGDLSLTGNLGNVMKESATTALSYLKSHAAQYNIDPAVFGKKSIHIHVPEGATPKDGPSAGITMMTAIASALTGKKIKPFLAMTGEITLRGQVLPVGGIKEKILAAKRAGLKEIILCAQNEKDVAEVEASFIKGLKFHYVDKMEEVLTIALQNK
- a CDS encoding porin family protein, with the protein product MTNRVFIIAVVALFSTLSVKAQFHIGVKAGVNAGKITGKSFKEEFNYSYLAGGFAEIGLGDKFSINPEVLFSQTTATTDTSFTNTLPNFKNDQLKAKLNYLSIPILVNMRLFGPLHIEAGPQFGIIMNKDKKLLDNGKDAFKKGDFSMVGGASLHISAFRVAARYVIGLSDVSQVTNQDQWKNQALQLSVGVAF
- a CDS encoding metallophosphoesterase encodes the protein MRNGPFWWILIVAMILIDLYVFFSVRSLFVSSTKGRFIFTVAYWAFSAIALILLIFVLPYFQASEQHKALRSILFVLVFALFLGKLIGALFFFVDDLRRAVQWIAGKIFSPNNEISEIAGTTGDRISRSSFLTWLGIISGGTMFSSFIYGLSNKYNYQVKNIKIPFANLPAAFKGLKIVHISDIHTGSFTNYKAVNKGIDLILSQNPDLILFTGDLVNNKSDEVGEYQKIFGRLKAPMGVYSVLGNHDYGDYVQWKTQTEKAENLDALKKIHADMGWRLLLDEHLPLEKDNATIGLVGVQNISGRGSFHSYGSLAKAMQGAGNYPFKILMSHDPSHWDTEVSTKFTDVDLTLSGHTHGMQFGVEIPGFRWSPVQYVYKHWAGLYEQQQQKLYVNRGFGFIGYPGRVGILPEITVIELA
- a CDS encoding ParA family protein; this encodes MAKIIGVANQKGGVGKTTTAINLAASFAVLEYRTLLVDADPQANSTTGVGFDLQNITQSLYDCMANQTPAQNVILKSDIPNLDLIPSHIDLVGAEIEMINYPNRETVLKEILAAVQDNYDFIVIDCSPSLGLITVNALTAAQSVVVPVQCEFFALEGLGKLLNTIKIVQSRLNMDLKIEGILMTMYDARLRLCNQVVNEVRRHFDELVFSTIIHRNSKLSEAPSFGKPVILYDGNSKGSVNYLNLAKEILQKNNLTKIPNEEKILE
- a CDS encoding ParB/RepB/Spo0J family partition protein translates to MATQKSNKDALGKGIRSLLGSIDAELKSGTGDLKKTVVEAATNISKIPVSEIETNPKQPRTDFDEQALQELAQSIRIHDIIQPLTVSKMANGKYRLIAGERRLRASKIAGLKEVPAYIRQANDAELLELALLENLQREDLNAVEVALSYKRMMDELEYTQDQVAERMGKDRSTVANFIRLLKLPPDIQLAVRSSVISMGHARALINVDTVDRQLFIYKEIKEKGLSVRQTEELVRNLYKESGAAKKPAKSSLSAPFQRIEDKLATQFDTRVKLKHSSKGNGQITFDYYSVEELNKLLQNFNVSID
- a CDS encoding DUF5683 domain-containing protein — encoded protein: MHVVTKLFLSALLYTLLQVGGAHAQTVDTTVARQLMAAKDSVPKPTIKNPAFRETDSAKLRDPNARIPRVAAIRSAILPGWGQIYNKKLWYVKVPVIYAALGITGGIFVNNITWYNRTKYAYRVAINIQQGKDSLTGAAYGKVYESLKRVFFEGSQGIQPEYLRTNRDYFRKNVDYAAIYFVIAWGLNVVEAAVGAHLSSFDVSPDLTFKIHPGYSEMAQTAGISLVLKVK
- the dapB gene encoding 4-hydroxy-tetrahydrodipicolinate reductase gives rise to the protein MKIALIGYGKMGKAIEAIALERGHEIVLKIDESNIADFNQENIAKADVAIEFTGPHTAYENIRKSIELGVPLVSGSTGWLDQMPEIEQLCSDANGAFIYASNFSVGVNLFFELNKKLAALMHPHKEYNVSLEEIHHTQKRDAPSGTAITLAEGVMETYQAMTKWVNDVTPQPGELLIVSKRIDPDPGTHTIRYSSEIDDITITHSAHSRKGFALGAVVAAEFLKDKKGIFTMKEVLGL